Proteins found in one Nitratiruptor sp. SB155-2 genomic segment:
- the gmd gene encoding GDP-mannose 4,6-dehydratase, producing MKKALITGITGQDGAYLAQLLLEKGYEVFGTYRRTSSSNFWRIEELGIEKHPNLHLIEYDLTDASQNIRLLDSVEPDEVYNLAAQSFVGVSFEQPLTTAEITGLGTLNLLEAIRIVNPKIKFYQASTSEMYGKVQEIPQTESTPFYPRSPYAVAKLYAHWITINYRESYDIFGCSGILFNHESPLRGKEFVTRKITDSVAKIVHGKLDVLELGNLDAKRDWGYAKEYVEGMYLMMQVSKPETYVLATNRTQSVRDFVRLAFQAAGIELIFEGEGVDEVGRDVKSGKILVRVNPAYFRPAEVDILIGDYTKAKNDLGWEPKTSLEEICQMMVEADIRRNATGWSF from the coding sequence ATGAAAAAAGCGCTTATTACCGGCATAACAGGACAAGATGGTGCCTATTTGGCGCAATTATTGTTAGAAAAAGGGTATGAAGTATTTGGAACATACAGAAGAACAAGTTCATCAAATTTTTGGAGGATTGAAGAGCTTGGTATCGAAAAACATCCAAATTTACACTTAATAGAGTATGATCTGACCGATGCTTCACAAAACATTCGGCTTCTTGATTCGGTAGAACCAGATGAAGTATATAATCTCGCAGCACAAAGTTTTGTAGGTGTAAGTTTTGAACAGCCTCTGACTACCGCAGAAATAACTGGTTTAGGTACGCTCAATCTTTTGGAAGCGATCCGTATTGTCAATCCGAAGATAAAATTTTATCAAGCATCCACTTCGGAGATGTACGGGAAAGTGCAGGAGATTCCACAAACAGAGTCTACGCCTTTTTATCCAAGAAGTCCATATGCTGTCGCAAAACTTTATGCGCATTGGATAACGATCAACTACAGAGAGAGTTATGATATCTTCGGATGCAGCGGAATACTGTTCAATCATGAGTCCCCTTTGAGAGGCAAGGAGTTTGTAACAAGGAAAATCACTGACAGTGTAGCTAAAATAGTTCATGGAAAACTTGATGTTTTGGAGCTTGGCAATCTTGATGCAAAACGGGACTGGGGATATGCAAAAGAGTATGTCGAAGGGATGTATCTTATGATGCAGGTTTCTAAACCTGAGACTTATGTTTTAGCTACGAATCGGACCCAGAGTGTAAGAGATTTTGTACGACTTGCTTTTCAAGCTGCTGGAATTGAGCTGATTTTTGAGGGAGAAGGAGTAGATGAAGTTGGAAGAGATGTGAAAAGTGGCAAAATTTTAGTACGAGTAAATCCTGCATACTTCCGACCGGCAGAAGTGGATATTTTGATAGGGGACTATACAAAAGCGAAAAACGATCTTGGATGGGAGCCTAAAACTTCTTTGGAAGAGATTTGTCAGATGATGGTGGAAGCAGATATCAGACGTAACGCAACAGGGTGGAGTTTTTAG